In Pelobacter propionicus DSM 2379, the genomic window GTAACTGATTCCAAAATAAGTAACAAACCCTTCAGGGGAGACAAAATCCCCCTGTGGGATATCTGTCTCCTTTGAAGGGTAATTTACCCCCAAGGAGATAGATAGACATGACAAAATCACTCGCAAACGTAATCCCCTATCCCGCAGCCGCCCCCTCAACCCTGACTTCGTTGGCAGCTGATCTGACTGAAGTCAAGCAACAGGTCAACCTGATCCAGAAGATCATGAAAGAAGTCATGCAAGCAGGGGAACACTACGGCACAATCCCAGGTTGTGGAGACAAAAAAGTTCTCCTTAAACCGGGGGCAGAAAAGCTAATGCTCACGTTCAGGCTTTCCAATGACCTGGAGGTTTCGATCGATGAGATGCCAAACTTTCACCGCGAATATCGGGTGAAGGTAACCATCTACTCCCCCACAGGCCAGCGACTCGGTACTGGTGTGGGCTCCTGCAGCACAATGGAGGCCAAGTATCGTTATCGTTCTGAAGGGAAAAACACCGGACGAATGGTGCCGAGGGAATATTGGAATCTTCGTAGTTCCAATCCCCAGAAGGCACAGGAACTGTTGGGTGGAAAAGGCTTTACGGCAAAAAAAGTAATCGACAGTTATTATATTTTTCAGAACGGTGAACGTGTTGAAAACGAAAATATCGCCGATTGTTACAATACTTGCCTGAAGATGGCCAAGAAACGCGGTCTGGTCGATGCTATTCTGACATCTACCGCGGCATCAGACATTTTCACGCAGGATTTGGATGAGGATTATGAAAATGATTTGAATCCTAATCCAGCCCCGAACCCTGTTGAAGAACAAGGAGAAAACCAGCAACCTGCTTCTTCCAGACCTACCACCAGAACCCCGAACAACAGCACAGCAGAGGCTACACCAGCACCTGGTTCAAACGACTCAAGAGCAAATAATGCCTCGAGTGGTTCCCCCAGCTCTCGCGACGATATTCTCGGATACCTTTCCGGGAAGAAGATCAAGCACGAAGTCAAAGATGATGGGAAGATTTATGCTTTCCCCGAATTCTCTGACGCTAGCGCCCGAGCCTGGTTGAAAGACCAGAAGTTTAAGTGGGACTCGAAGCTGAAGGCCTGGATTGTCTAACTAAAACCGTCATCATCCCATCACCCTAAACCCCGGGGAGACAATCATTCTCCCATCATGGGGTTGATCTGTCTCCCCGACGCTTTTTCGCGAAAGGAGACAGCATCATGCCAACACCCATTTCAATCACAGGCAAACGAACTAGCGCCACAGTCTTTTGTACTAACCTGATTCTGCACGGAAATAGCGTTGTGTTTTTCACCGCTTTTGGGCCGACTCAGGAGATCCGGGCTTTTTCTCATCTTCTCACAGATGGTGGGTCGAGCTTGGATACTGGAGATCATGTGGTTGACAAAGTTGTTTGTTCCCCGAACTTGACACTGATTCCAAAATTAGATCATGGCTACACAGGACTGTATCTCGTTACTTCCCAAGTTGACAGATACATAATCGCCAACAGCATTGCTGAATGCTACAACATCTACGCCAGAACACTTGACCAGCAGCAGTTTGTTCATTGCGATTGGTACAAGAAGATATTTTCGTTAGCTACGGAAATAGAACCCACGATTGGTGCGAAGAAATGCTATCTCACCGTCGAAAACGTTTCTGAAGTAGTTCAGCAACATGTTGAATCAGGTGATTTCGTACTTCCCGCTTCTACTGCTGATCTTGAAGTAGAAATAACAGAAACAAAAAGCGGCGGTACACAGTGAGCCCTCTCGTAAATAAAAACAGATCACAACAAACTCGTTAAGTAACCCCCCGGGGCAGGCAAGACACTTTCCCCGGCAAAGGGAATACCGTGTCTGCCTACCCCTCCACAAGGAGTGCATCAGACATGGACTTAACAGCAGGAGTCAATTCACATTCACGCATCAAAGGAAACGAACTGGCAAAGGGATATTATCCGACTTTTCCCAGAGACGTAGAAATGATCAAATCCGTGGTCAAGATAGACTTCGGGTATGATCAACGAAGCGTTGAGGAAAGGCCAATTACCCTCTTTGACCCTTGCGCTGGAGAAGGATTGTTTCTTCACAGCATGGTTCGTTACGCAAAGAGGATAGCGGAAGGTTCCCAGATTAAAAACCCTCGTGTCTTATCGTATGCGGTCGAGCTTGATTTGGATCGCTGTACAAAGATTCGCGGAGTTGACCAGAAAATCAATGCTTCATTCTTTGAAACAACCACAAGTGGTTCGTTCGATCTCATCCTACTCAACCCCCCGTACAATAAAAATACGGGAGAGCTTGTATCCTGGATAGATAAGGCCGCACCCATGCTTTCGTACCGTGGTGCAATGGTACTGATCATTCCTGAATACGAGTTGAAAGGGAAACTGATCGACGTTCTGCGAGGCAATTTCTCCTGGAGGTACGCGTATCGTTCAGAAGAGCATGATGCCTTCAAGCAAGTCGTTGTATTTCTTAAAAAGAATGATCACAACGAAGCGATAAGCAATTATCGTTCAAAAACGACAATCTACGATAACTTGGACAACACACAGGAAGATCCAATACTGCGACATTGGCAAAAACCCACGGCTGTGACCATTAATATTCGGTCAAATAGTGGCGCTCACCCTCTGTTGCAGTGCAAGGATCTGTCTGAGTTCTACATGGATTGTGAGGAACGGCTAGAAAAAGCTACAAGCAGCGTTCTGGACAAGCGTTACCCGACCAGTTACGACAGCAGCATTCAGCCCGCCTCAACTCTCCGCACAGCCCACGCAGTCCAACTAGCTGCCATGAACAGCCAGATCGAGTCTGTAACCATCAACGGTACACACTATCTGGCCAAGTACATGATTGTCCAGAAACCAGAATCATATGATTCTTATGATGATGACTCTGGAATCAAAACCCAGACCACAGTTTACAAACCTACTGTGGAAACTTTCCTGATGGATATTACGGGTGGAATCAAAGCTGCCCGAGAATTTGGGTTTGACTATGTAGACCTAAACTCTCAATTATCCACGATATTATTGAAGAAGTTCAACAAGATGTATAAGCCTCTTCACGAGATCGGCCAAGATGAGGAATTTCTGGCAGAACAACTGAATGAGATCGGCCTGAAAGCTCCTCAACGAGAAGCAGTAAGGTCGGTCATGAAGGCATACGCTTCTGGTCGAAAGGGGATTGCAATTCGTGCCAACACGGGTACAGGCAAAACCTGGATGGCCAAGGCAGTCAAGTACATCTCCGGCGCCAAGAGAACTATCATGACGACGGAACCGCACCTAGTCCCACAGATGGTCAAAGAGTACGAAAACGAGGAGTTTGACGTCCACGTGATTGACTCATGGGAAAAGATGCGTGAGTTGACTCAAAACCGGCCCAAAGGCCTCTATCTCATCGCCTACACCCGTTTACGCATGCACCCTGAGTTCGTGACCATCACGAAAACAGCAAAGGTACGCACAAGCGAAGGCATCAAATATACGCAGGCCTGCATAGAATGTGGTTGGCCGGCAGAGAAACTCCGCAAAAGCGACAAAGAGCACTGCAGCATGTGTGGCTCGGCGCTTTTTACTTATATTCCCGAGAATAAGCGTCCATTCCTACGCTACAAAAAATGGATACGGGATATAGAGGAACGTGGATCATCTGTTGAAGTCAAGTCACATAACAAACAGTTGCCGTACATCAAGTTCCTCAAAAAGATTCCTTTTGACCTTGCAATCTTCGACGAAGCCCACAATGCGGCCAACCTTATGAGCAATCAGGGTACCGCGTTCATCCGGC contains:
- a CDS encoding DUF6094 domain-containing protein produces the protein MDLTAGVNSHSRIKGNELAKGYYPTFPRDVEMIKSVVKIDFGYDQRSVEERPITLFDPCAGEGLFLHSMVRYAKRIAEGSQIKNPRVLSYAVELDLDRCTKIRGVDQKINASFFETTTSGSFDLILLNPPYNKNTGELVSWIDKAAPMLSYRGAMVLIIPEYELKGKLIDVLRGNFSWRYAYRSEEHDAFKQVVVFLKKNDHNEAISNYRSKTTIYDNLDNTQEDPILRHWQKPTAVTINIRSNSGAHPLLQCKDLSEFYMDCEERLEKATSSVLDKRYPTSYDSSIQPASTLRTAHAVQLAAMNSQIESVTINGTHYLAKYMIVQKPESYDSYDDDSGIKTQTTVYKPTVETFLMDITGGIKAAREFGFDYVDLNSQLSTILLKKFNKMYKPLHEIGQDEEFLAEQLNEIGLKAPQREAVRSVMKAYASGRKGIAIRANTGTGKTWMAKAVKYISGAKRTIMTTEPHLVPQMVKEYENEEFDVHVIDSWEKMRELTQNRPKGLYLIAYTRLRMHPEFVTITKTAKVRTSEGIKYTQACIECGWPAEKLRKSDKEHCSMCGSALFTYIPENKRPFLRYKKWIRDIEERGSSVEVKSHNKQLPYIKFLKKIPFDLAIFDEAHNAANLMSNQGTAFIRLAASAKRVLCLTATVTNGMAKSLYNLCWGINPVQMRTAGWDMKSSTEFQAKFGAFKEVRKTDERNRHRDSERVATYDTAGISPATLIYTLPNFINVDSEDFDDLPPVEREVIKCAPHDEVEDCTITINKIIDNAELPPEDRMAVASVRTQAFLRVSDTFRHANDELRLRGELLGTLYRKDVSELLEKEERLVEIVQGVMDRGERMLVYTGNTQKIDMRAPLKRILVSKFPGLSLEVLPDSISPTNLVQWFTKAKAQIVIVSFHRVATGLNLSQFNNLLWYDYTDNTRLAEQGEGRIRRVNTADIHRAQFGEVRPCRYWYLTSSPIQEAQLAYTLEKRMIAKLAEGETPDIDPAECTSGNQSFSAMITKALKEGCFDYQDPSALLKKMTKTENAKVRPGNFVLPTLPTITPLTSIPAPPTTPQAAKEETFRVIFTEEGREKEQEVPKHIFEEMQEKGLLEITLFGIFYREPTKRRKAA